A window of Kyrpidia spormannii genomic DNA:
AGACTTCCACCCGCATGCCCAGTCGAGCGGCGTGGGCGAGGAGGGTGGGCGGTTTCGCCACATCGGACAATGGGACGGCCCGAAGGAGCCGGGCCGATAAAGCCACGGGCCCGAGACTGGGATGAACGCCTTCCAACCGATTGCCGAAAGGCAGGGAGTTCTTGAGTTTATTCCACAAATGGTTCAGCGCCGGGTCCGGAAACTGGTCCACCCCCAGATCCCACAGCGCGAGGTCGACGTCAAAGTGCTCCACCTTTCGAATGAACGGCCGGAGTTCGTGACGGACGTCGCCGATCCAATCCCCGTCGTACCACAATGCGTGCGGCACTTCCCGGGCCAATGCCACTGCTGCCCCCACAGCCCGGGGAATATCAATCCCCAAGGGGTGCGGCCACACCAAAACTTCCACCCGCGGATCACCTAAAGACCGAACCCGCCATTCAGTACCGTCCCGACAACCGTTGGCGATGACGATCACCGGGTCTGCGCCGGAGGCGCGGAGGATGCGGAGGGCTCGAACAATTCGCCCCGCCTCGTTGTAGGCCGGCACGATCGACAGCACACGTGGGTACCTCCCTTCCCTTTCTTATATGCCGATGGCCATGTCCCGAGTATCCGACACTTGCTGATCCGCTTCGGCATAGAATACGACAGGCCGCGGTGACGGAGGAGATGCCGCGAAGAGCCGAGGGCCGGAATGGATGCGCCAAGCCAAGCGAGGGGAGGGGCGGCCTTGTGGAAGCCGGGTGACGTGGTGGCGCGGCAGTCTTACGGGAAAGACGTGTGTTTTGTGATCGTCGAAGTGGACGAAGAAGCTCGGGTCGCCGTGCTCAAAGGGGTGGACGTGCGACTGATCGCCGATGCCCCCTTCGATGACTTGGTGGCGGTGAGTGAAGAGGAGCTCAGGACCTATCTGTCTGATGAATCCCGGGCGGAAAAGGAGTCGCTTCAATTGGTGCGGCGTCGCCGGGAGGTAGAGGCGGATAAACTGCGTATGCGGGCGGAGATGAAATTTCGCCAGACTCACGATTTTTTTGAGCGCCCCGGCCGGGTTCTACACTTGGATGGAGACGGCACGTATCTGAACAAATGTCTCCAGGCCTATCGGGATCTCGGCATCCCGGCCGAGGGGCGCCATATGCCGGAATCCCACATGGCAGATGCGCTGCCGGAGTTACTGGATCGACATCAGCCGGACATTCTTATTCTCACTGGTCACGACGGGCTTCTGCGCAAGGGCCAGGACCTCGCGAATGTTTTTAATTATCGGAACTCCGAGCATTTTATTCGCGCCGTGCGCGTGGCCCGGAGGTGGGAAAGAAGTCTGGATGACTTGATCATTTTCGCCGGAGCCTGTCAATCCCATTACGAAGGGTTGCTCGAAGCGGGAGCGAATTTTGCCAGTTCTCCCCACCGGATCCTGATTCATGCCCTGGATCCGGTACTGATCGCGGAAAAAATCGCCTACACCCCCATTAATCAGACGGTGAACATTTTTGACGTCGTCCGCTCCACCATTACCGGAACGGATGGGTTGGGGGGGATTGAGTCCCGGGGAAAGTACCGCATCGGCCTGCCCCGGTCTCCCTATTGAATCGGCCCCGGAAAAGGGGTGTATAATAAATCAGATTGGGTAGACAGGGCCGAAAGGGGTGCGTGCAAAGGATGAGACTGGGGTGTTTCGCGATCGATGGGGAGGCCCGACTGGGTCTCGCCCTGGGAGAGGGGTGGGTGGTGGACGCGGCGGCTGCCCAGCGGCGTCTTTCCGAGGCGGGTCTAGTAGCGGATGGCCCATTGACGGGTGGCGATGTACGGGCGGTGATCGAGGATTGGGACGGGCCCGCTGGAGAGGCTCTGCGTGCTCTTCATCAGGCTCTGGAAACGACTGGGGACACGGATTGGTTGGCCCCCGGAGCCGGGGTCGTCTTTGCGATCGAAGAGGTGGAGATGTTGCCCCCTCTGGGGACTCCGAGGAAGAATGTTCTGTGCCTGGGGAAGAACTACGCCGATCATGCCCGGGAGATGAAATCTGAGCGTCCGGAGTATCCAGTGGTGTTTTCAAAAGCGTCTTCTTCCCTGACGGGCCACGGGAGCGGGATTCTGCGCCACCGAGGTGTGACGGATCAATTGGATTACGAGGGTGAGTTGGCGGTGGTGGTGGGGCGCCGGGCCCGGGGGGTGTCCAGGAAAGAAGCGATGGATTACATATTCGGGTACACGTTGATCAATGACGTCACTGCCCGGGATTGGCAGCGCAGGCATCTACAGTGGCACCTGGGGAAGAGCTTCGATACGTTTTGCCCCATGGGCCCCTTTGTGGTGCCGAAAGAAGATGCGCCTCCCATTCAAGAAATGGTGTTGGAAACCCGGGTCAACGGCGAGCTGCGCCAGAGGGGCCGGCTGACTGACCTGATTTTTGACATTCCGACGATCCTGGAGGTCATTAGTGCGGGGATCACCCTTGAGCCCGGGGATGTCATCGCCACTGGAACGCCGGCGGGGGTGGGGATGGGCTTTCAACCTCCGCGGTTTCTGGATGTCGGGGATCGTATCGAAATTTCAGTGAACGGCATCGGTACATTGAGGAACTGGGTGATCGAAGGGTAACGTCAGGTTTTGCGGCAAGGGATGCCCCGATTCACCGATTGACAATGATTTTGACCTCCTGCTATAATAGAGCCTTCATTTGACAATGTGGCGTCCTTCATGGTACACTGTCCTCGAGAAAGAGGTGGTGCGGGTGGCGGCGAAGAATGCGCTTTTGGAGATTAAGCGCAGCCTCGATAGCTACGTGGGGGAGAAGATCCTGATCCGGGCCAATAACGGACGACGCAAGATGATCGAGCGGACAGGCATCCTCGAAGAGACCTATCCGTCTGTTTTTGTGATCAAGTTGGATCAGTCGGACCACTCGTTCAAACGCGTTTCGTACAGCTACGCCGACATTCTGACGGAGACGGTGGAGTTGATGATCATGCGGGACGATGAGCCCGTGCGGGTGTGTATTGAACGGTAGCACCGGCCACCCACCTTGAACGGGAGGCAACGATGGGCCGCAAGGATGCGGCCCTTTTCGTATTTTTGGGGCGCATGTTCGGAATCGCGCCGGGGATACTGAGGGATGGACGCCAAAAAGACTCCCAGAGTCATTGACAGGAGGGGATCGGCTCGTGCCGAGACGGCGTGGCGTAATGTCCGAGGAATTTAAGGTCGAGTTGGCAAAGGACCTCGGATTCTACGACACCGTGCAGCGGGAAGGCTGGGGTGGCATTCGCACCCGGGATGCCGGGAACATGGTGCGCAGAGCCATCGAGATCGCCGAGAAAGCGTTGCGGGAGCGCCACGACACCGACCTGTAAGGCGGCCGGCCAGGGGGCATTCCCTGGCTTTTTTTGTAAGGAGGGGGCAATGGGTGCGACCGACGCCGGGGCCTCTGGTGATCATCGGCGGGGCTGAAGACAAACAAAGGGACTGCGTCATCCTGCGGGAACTGGTTCGTCTGGCCGGAGGGGAACAGGCGCGCATCGTCGTGATCACCTCAGCGACGGAATTTCCCATTGAGGTGGGTAACGAGTACGTGCAAGTCTTGACGCGCTTGGGGGCTGAGGAGGTCCATCCTCTCCACATTGTAAAGCGGGAGGACGCGAACGCCCCTTTCGCCGTGCGATTGGTGGAACGGGCGAGTTGTGTATTTTTTACAGGCGGTGAACAGGGGCGCATCACCCGTTTATTGGGCGGTACACAGTTGGATGCTGCGCTTCATCGGCGGCACGGGGACGGGTTGGTCTTGGCCGGGACCAGCGCCGGCGCTTCCGTGATGTCCAGCACGATGATTGTCGAAGGGGAGGCAGAAACGAGTCCTCGTCCGGGAATTGTTCACATGGAGCCGGGCATGGAGTTTTTAAATGGCGTGGTGATTGATCAGCACTTCGCCCAGCGGGGTCGGCTCGGGCGACTGTTATCGGCGGTGACCAAGTATCCTCATCATCTCGGGATGGGGATCGATGAAAACACGGCGGTGGTCGTTTCAGGGGCAGAATGCCGCGTAATTGGCTCCGGAGCGGTGAGCATCGTGGACGCCAGTGCCCTTACCTACGCGAACGTCGAGTCTGCCGACCGGGGGGAGCCCCTGGCCCTCTGTGGCATTCGGCTGCACGTACTGCCCGCGGGCCATCGATTCGATCTTCGGGACCGCCGGCCGATTCTGGAAGATGCTGAACCTCACCGAGGAGATGAGGAGTTGACATCATGAAGATTCTCGATGTCCGGTTCATTCCCGGTCCGAATATCTATGTGAGCAAGCCCATTCTCGTTGCCCGAGTCGATCTGGAGGAGTTGACGGAGCGCGACAGCAATGAGTTTCCGGGTTTTGTCGACCGGCTCATCGAACATCTTCCCGGGGTGACCGATCACCACTGTGCCAAAGGAATGCCGGGAGGATTCGTGGAACGACTGCGGGAAGGTACATATTTTGGCCACGTTCTGGAGCATGTCACGTTGGAACTGACCGATCGCATTGATGCCCCGGCGTATTTCGGGAAAACTCTGTATGCCGGTCGGGCGGGACTCTACGATGTGGTGATGGAGTGTCACGCACCCGAAGCGATGACTCGACTCATCGCTGTGGCCGCCGACCTGATTCAGGCATTGGTTGATGGGCGTCCCTTCTCGTTGGACGCGGCGCTGGAGGATGCTGCGGATATCCATCGCCGCCACCGTTTAGGACCGAGCACAGCGGCAATCGTTCGAGAGGCTGAGGCCCGGGGAATTCCCTGGCGGAGGATACTCGGTGGCAGTTTTGTCCAACTCGGTACGGGAAAATGGGCGAAGCGCATCGAAGCTACGATCGGTCCCGAGACCTCTGCGGTAGCGGTGGATATCGCCTGCAACAAAGCTTATACCAAAGCTGTTCTAAAGGAGGCCGGGGTTCCGGTGCCCGACGGGGGCTCCGCTTTGTCCGAAGAGGAAGCGGCGCGGATCGCCCAGGACGTGGGATTGCCCGTGACAGTCAAACCCGTGCATGGTAACCAAGGCCGCGGGGTCAGTGTATGCGTGAATACCGAGAGCGAGGTCCGGGAAGCGTACCGGCGGGCGGCGGAGATCGATCCCGAGGTGATCGTTGAACGGTGGGTTCCCGGATTACAATATCGGATTCTGGTCGTGCGCGGCCGCATGGTGGCGGCTTCCCTCCGCCATCCGCCCAGGGTGGTGGGGGATGGCGTGCACCAGGTCCGCGAGCTGATCGAGCTGGAGAATATGGATCCCCGTCGGGGCGTCGGGCACGAGAAGCCGTTGACCCGTATTCCCATCGACGAAGTCGTCCTCCGGCAACTGCGGGCCCAGGGGCTGGATTTGGAGGCGGTTCCTGCAGCCGGGCGCGTCGTGGTGTTGCGGGACAGTGCCAATCTCAGCACCGGAGGTACGGCGGAGGACGTTTCCGACCGGGTTCACCCGGACCAGCGTTGGTTGTGCGAACGGGCCGCCCGGGCGGTGGGGTTGGACATCTGTGGCGTCGACCTGATGACACCGGACATCGCCCGGCCGGTGAATGAGGTGGGGGCGGTGGTGCTAGAAATCAACGCGGCGCCCGGAATTCGGATGCACGAGTTTCCCTCGGAAGGGGCGGCCCGGAACGCGGGTCGGGCCATTGTGGATGCGTTGTTTCCACCCGGCCATCCCACCCGGGTGCCGGTATACGCGGTGACTGGGACGAATGGGAAAACCACCACCACCCGAATGATCGCTCATATCCTGCAAAGCTGTGGCGAAACGGTGGGAGCGGCCACCACCGATGGTATCTACGTAGGTGGACGAAAGATCGTGGAGGGAGACACCACTGGCCCCTCGAGTGCCCGAACGGTACTGGCTCACCCGGATGTCACGGCCGCGGTTTTGGAGACGGCCCGGGGTGGTGTCATTCGGGGAGGGTTGGGGTACGACTGGGCGGATGTAGCGGTGTTGACCAATATTTCCTTGGACCACATCGGCCAGGACCAGATTGAAACCCTGGAGGATTTGATTTTTGTAAAATCCCTGGTGGCCGAGCGGGTGTATCCCGGTGGCGCGGTCGTTCTCAACGCCGATGACCCTTCTTTGGTCGACTTGGCGGGGCGTCTGCGTCGTCGGATCGTATTTTTCAGCATGAGGCCGGATAACCCGGTGGTGTTGCGCCATCTCGCGATTGGGGGAACGGCGATTCTCGCAAAAGATGGCTGGATTCTGGAACGCACTGGGGCGCGGACTTGGCCGATTGTGAGGGTGGTCGCCGTTCCCGTGGCTTGTCGCGGAGCGGCGGGGTTTCACGTGGCCAACGCCTTAGCGGCTGCTGCGGCTTGCCGGGCGGGGGGGATCCCCCGTTCCCAGATCGCCCATGCACTCCGCCGCTTTGGTCGGGAAGTGGACAATCCGGGGCGAACCAATCTGTACCGTGTAGGTCGCAGTTACGTCATGGTGGATTATGGGCACAATCCCCACAGCTTTGCCGCCATCGGACAGTTGGTGCAGCAATGGCCTGGCCGTCGGGTCACTGGGGTTATCGGGGTTCCGGGGGACCGGGATGATTCGATCATCCAGGCTGCGGGGACGGAAGCGGCGCGTCATTTTCAGAGGATCTGGGTCAAGGAGGACAGGGATACCCGAGGGCGTGAAAGGGGGGAGGTGGCCAGGCTATTGACCGAGGCGGTGCGCGGCGTCAATGCGCGCTTGCCGCTTTACACCCGCCTGGAAGAAACCGAGGCCTTGCGCGAGGCCGTGAGTTCGTCTTTGCCCGGTGAGCTCGTGGTGGTTTTCTATGAAAAAAAAAGCCCCATTCTACAAACCCTTGAGGAATTAGGAGCTGAGCGGGTCTGGGATTGGCCCCGGGCGTCGGGCCGCAGGCAGAGTGCAAGGGAGGTGAGACACCTTTGGCAGACCACGCTACAATAGAGTTGAGTGGACAGAGAATATAGCGGCGATGGAGGTCTGGCGGGGAGGACGAAGGTGGTTTGTGAAAAAGCACCGGCAAAAATCAACCTGTCTTTAGACGTGCTATACCGTCGGGATGACGGATACCATGAAGTAGAAATGGTCATGCAAACGGTGGATTTAGCTGACCGGGTGTACCTAGAGGAAGCCGAGGATCTCCAATTGAGTTGCACTCACCCCAAGCTGCCCACCGACGAACGCAACCTAGCTCTCCGGGCCGCGAAATTATTGCAACAGGAGACGGGCTGTCATCGCGGCGCATCGATTCACCTCGACAAGCGCATTCCGTTGTCGGCGGGGCTCGCCGGCGGGTCCAGCGACGCTGCGGCGGTGCTGAGAGGTCTCAATCGCTTGTGGGGGCTGGGGTTGACCAAAGATGCACTGGCGGAACTCGGGGCAAAGCTGGGGTCGGATGTGCCCTTTTGTGTGTACGGCGGCACGGCACTCGCCCAGGGGCGGGGAGAGAGGATCACGATCTTGCCGTCCTGCCCTCCGGCGTGGGTAATTCTGGTTCACCCCCCCATTCCGGTATCCACCGCTGCGGTCTACGGGAGGCTACGGCTGGATGAGGTGACGGAACACCCGAAAACGGCACAGATGATCGAGGCGATTCGGGAGAAGGACCTCGGGGGTATCTCCCAGCGGCTCGGCAACGTCTTAGAGACGGTCACCTTCGATCTTTATCCGGAAGTGAGGCGGCTCAAAGCCCGGATGGTTCAGTTCGGGGCTTTAGGGGCATTGATGTCGGGCAGCGGCCCCACGGTGTTCGGTCTGGTGGACAGGCAGTCGAAGGCGGAACGAATTCATCATGCCTTTCGCGGCTTTGTTCGGGAAGTGTATCTGACCCGGGTGTGCGGTTTAAACGACGACATTGTGGGAAAGCGGAGGGAACCTCATGGATGCGATCGTCCTCACGGGAGGGAGCGTTTCCGATAAGGACGGGCCGAAGGCCCTCTGGCCCATTCAAGGGCGGGCGATGGTGGACTATGTGTTGGACGCCCTGTCCGCGGCCGTCGAGATCGAGCGGATTGTCGTGGTGGGGCAAACGGCTGGCTCGTCACCACGGGCGGTATGGCTGCCCGGATCGGGCTCCATTGTCGACCACCTGCAAGCTGCCCTGAAGTTTCTCGACCGGCCCTGGGGGGAGCATGTGCTCATTGCCACCTGTGACGTACCGCTGTTAACCGGGGCGATGGTGGAGGATGTTCTGGGCCGTTGCCGGCCGTTTCGCCGGGACTTCTATTATCCCATCGTGCGGCGGGAAGATTGCGAGCGGGAACTTCCCGGGATTCGGCGAACGTACGTGAAACTTCGGGACGGCACGTTCACGGGCGGGAATCTGTTTGTGATTCGGGACGACGTGTTGAGCCGGATCCTCCCGGTGATCGACCGTTTCATCCGCAACCGGAAGAATCCTCTGCGCTTGTCGAAGGAACTCGGGTGGAGTTTCACCGTTCGGTTGGCGGCCAGCCGGGTGGTGGGAGTGCTATCGATTGATCAACTGGAGTCCCGGGTGAGGGAATTGTTTGCCGTTCGAGCATCTGCAGTGATCTGTCCGCACGCCGCCATTGGCGCCGATGTGGATGAACCCGAAGATTTGGGATGGGTGGACCGGGCTTTGGCGGCGAGATTGTCATAACCCGAAAGAAATGATATATTTTCCGAGGGAATGTTCGGTTTTTAAGATGGGGGATGGCAAGGGTGCGCCGCAGCGACCGGTTGGTTTGTTTGACCCAATTGTTTCTGCAGAATCCCCATACCGCCGTGTCGCTGAGCGACCTGGCTGAACGACTGGGGGCCGCGAAGTCCTCGTTGAGTGAAGATTTGTCCATCGTACGGGCGGTGTTTGAACAGCAGGGACTCGGCACCTTTGAGACAGCAACCGGGGCCGCAGGGGGGATTCGCTACATCCCGGGCGTGAGTGAAGCCTTCGCGGTGGATTTTGTGCGACGGCTTCAGGGGGAGCTGGCTGACGGGGAGCGCATCCTTCCGGGTGGGTTCCTGTTTATGTCCGACATCCTCGGGAGGCCAGATGTCTTGGATGCCGCCGGAAGGTTGTTTGCCCATCGATTCGCCGGGGCCGGCGCGGAAGTGGTCATGACGGTGGAGACGAAGGGAATCCCCCTGGCGGTTTCGACGGCGCGGTATCTCGGGCTTCCCATCGTGGTGGTCCGCCGGAATCAACGTCTGACCGAGGGGTCCGCCGTGAGCTTGAACTACGTATCGGGTTCGGACCGGCGGATTCAGACGATGTCGTTGTCCCGCCGGTCGCTGCGAGAAGGCACCCGGGCCCTCATTGTGGACGATTTTATGAAAGCGGGGGGCACGGCCCGGGCGTTGGTGGAGTTGCTGGCCGAGTTCGGCGGCGAGGCGGTGGGCATCGGCGTGTTTACCGCGACCTTGGAGCCGGAGAAAAAGCTGGTCGGCGAGTACGTATCATTGGTGGATATCGGGCGCATGGATGAAGAAAACCGCCGGGTGGAGACGGTCCGCGGCACGTATTTTGGCCGCTGATTCGTACGCCGGCTGAGAAGGGATGATGTGGGATGGCAGGACAGATCGTTTCAACATCAAAGGCTCCCGGGGCCATCGGCCCCTATTCCCAGGCGATTCGTTCCGGGTCATTCGTTTTTACATCGGGGCAAATCCCCCTCACTCCGGAGGGGCGAATGGTGGCGGGGGACATTCGCGAACAGACCCGGCAGGTATTTGCCAATCTGGAGGCGGTATTGAAAGCGGCCGGGGCGAGTTTTGCCGACGTGGTCAAAGCGACAGTTTTTTTGGCGGATATGAACGATTTTGCCCCGATGAATGAAGTCTACGAGGAAGTCCTCGGCGCGTATAAGCCCGCCCGGACGACGGTCCAGGCGGCGGGGCTGCCGAAAGGCGCGGGGGTCGAGATCGAATTGATCGCCGTGATTTCAGAATCAATTTGAATGGCGCTAAACAGGTTTCGGATCTGATACCGTCGAACTCTCCCTCCAAAATGGAGAGGGGGAGTGACCGTGGAGATCACGTCGGTCCGTTTGGTTCGGCTCAGCGCCGGGAAACTGCGAGCTTTGGCGTCGGTGACCTTTGACGACGAGTTCGTGGTTCACCAGATTCGAGTGATTCACGGAAGCACCGGATTGTTTGTGGCCATGCCGGCGAGGCGGACGGCCTCCGGGGCCTATCGGGACATCGCGCATCCGGTGTCGGCCTCGTTACGGTCGAAAGTCCAGGCGGCGGTGCTGGCGGCTTACGAGGCGCCCGGGGTAGGGGAGCCGTCGGACAAAGTGGAGAGCGAGGTCTGAAGGGCTGCGGGTCCCGGGTGAAGGATGTCACACCGACGGCGGCGGGATAGGATCGGGGGTGTATTCCACTGCCGGCGGCCGTCACCTTTTGTGCGACGGTTGAATCCCCTATAGTGATGCGTTATAGTGTTGTACCGGAAACGCCTTGTCCGTGCCGGTCCGGGCGGAGAGGCGACGGGGGGATGGTCATTGACGCAGCGAAACGCCGTGGTTTTGGCGGCCGGGCTCGGGACCCGGATGAAATCCCGCAGGCACAAGGTGGTTCACGAAGTATGTGGTCAACCGATGATTCGACACGTCGTGGATCATCTGAAGGCGAGTAAAGTGGACCGGATCGTCGTAGTGGTAGGTCACCTGGCGGAGCAGGTCCGGGCCGTCTTGGGGGATGAGGTGGAGTATGTTTTTCAGGAGCGGGCGCTCGGCACTGGCCACGCGGTCCTGCAAGCAGCTCCCTTGCTGGAGGGGACGGAAGGGCAGACCTTGGTGGTGTACGGGGATACTCCCCTCATTCGCCCGGAGACATTCCAGAGGTTGGCCGATGTACAGCAGATGACCGGGGCAGCGGCTGCAGTACTGACCGCCGTCGTGGATCACCCGGAAGGCTATGGGCGGATTGTACGGGACGGTGACCAGATTCGGGCGATCGTCGAGGAGAAAGACGCGGACGAACAGATTCGTGCGATTCGCGAGGTCAATGCGGGAACCTATTGCTTTGACACAGAACAATTGTTCGATGCCGTTCGCCGCCTCGACAACGGGAACCGCCAAGGGGAGTACTACCTCACGGATTGCGCAGAGATTTTGCAGAAGGATGGCCGGCGGGTGACCCCGGTATTGCTGGAAGATGCCGGGGAGATGGCCGGGGTCAACGATCGAGTGCAGCTGGCTGCGGTGGAAGAAAGCATGCGTCGTCGCATTCTGGAGTACTGGATGCGGGAAGGGGTGACGGTGGTCGACCCCCGATCGACGTACGTGGATTCCGATGTCGTCATTGGAAGAGACACGGTGATTCTCCCCGGGACATGGCTCCAAGCCGGGACGCGCATTGGCGAAGACTGCCGGATCGGGCCGGCGGCTCGGCTGTCCGCCTCGGTGGTGGAGGACGGGGTCCGGGTGGAGCAGTCGGTGGTTCTTGGCTCAACGCTGCGCTCGGGGTGCACGGTGGGGCCTTTTGCCTACGTGCGTCCGGGTTCCGATGTGGGACCCGGGGCAAAGATCGGAGATTTTGTCGAGGTTAAGAATGCCTTGATCGGCGCGGGAACGAAAGCCGCACACCTCACATATATCGGAGATGCCGACGTGGGGGAAGGTGTGGTGTTGGGGTGCGGGACCATCACCGTCAATTACGATGGGGTGCAAAAGCATCGCACAAGAATCGGGGATCGAACGTTTGTGGGGTGCAACAGCAATCTGGTGGCTCCCGTGACGGTGGGATCGGATGCTTACGTGGCCGCTGGGTCGACGATCACCGAAGACGTTCCAGACGGGGCTATGGCGATCGCCCGAGAGCGTCAGATCAACAAGGAAGGATACACAGCGACGCTGCAGCACAAGTTGCGGGGGCGGCGGATGAAAAGCGAGGAGTCCCGGGAGTCATGAGGTATCGCGAC
This region includes:
- a CDS encoding glycosyltransferase family 2 protein, producing the protein MLSIVPAYNEAGRIVRALRILRASGADPVIVIANGCRDGTEWRVRSLGDPRVEVLVWPHPLGIDIPRAVGAAVALAREVPHALWYDGDWIGDVRHELRPFIRKVEHFDVDLALWDLGVDQFPDPALNHLWNKLKNSLPFGNRLEGVHPSLGPVALSARLLRAVPLSDVAKPPTLLAHAARLGMRVEVLARCPLARLASAHRVNGHRRAVLEAVTGDTMEALCILNNRPRTRQFAGNLYIGAHRERRWDHLATLVQFIRGGA
- the yabG gene encoding sporulation peptidase YabG, with the translated sequence MWKPGDVVARQSYGKDVCFVIVEVDEEARVAVLKGVDVRLIADAPFDDLVAVSEEELRTYLSDESRAEKESLQLVRRRREVEADKLRMRAEMKFRQTHDFFERPGRVLHLDGDGTYLNKCLQAYRDLGIPAEGRHMPESHMADALPELLDRHQPDILILTGHDGLLRKGQDLANVFNYRNSEHFIRAVRVARRWERSLDDLIIFAGACQSHYEGLLEAGANFASSPHRILIHALDPVLIAEKIAYTPINQTVNIFDVVRSTITGTDGLGGIESRGKYRIGLPRSPY
- a CDS encoding fumarylacetoacetate hydrolase family protein, with protein sequence MRLGCFAIDGEARLGLALGEGWVVDAAAAQRRLSEAGLVADGPLTGGDVRAVIEDWDGPAGEALRALHQALETTGDTDWLAPGAGVVFAIEEVEMLPPLGTPRKNVLCLGKNYADHAREMKSERPEYPVVFSKASSSLTGHGSGILRHRGVTDQLDYEGELAVVVGRRARGVSRKEAMDYIFGYTLINDVTARDWQRRHLQWHLGKSFDTFCPMGPFVVPKEDAPPIQEMVLETRVNGELRQRGRLTDLIFDIPTILEVISAGITLEPGDVIATGTPAGVGMGFQPPRFLDVGDRIEISVNGIGTLRNWVIEG
- the veg gene encoding biofilm formation stimulator Veg translates to MWRPSWYTVLEKEVVRVAAKNALLEIKRSLDSYVGEKILIRANNGRRKMIERTGILEETYPSVFVIKLDQSDHSFKRVSYSYADILTETVELMIMRDDEPVRVCIER
- a CDS encoding small, acid-soluble spore protein, alpha/beta type, which produces MPRRRGVMSEEFKVELAKDLGFYDTVQREGWGGIRTRDAGNMVRRAIEIAEKALRERHDTDL
- a CDS encoding cyanophycinase, which codes for MRPTPGPLVIIGGAEDKQRDCVILRELVRLAGGEQARIVVITSATEFPIEVGNEYVQVLTRLGAEEVHPLHIVKREDANAPFAVRLVERASCVFFTGGEQGRITRLLGGTQLDAALHRRHGDGLVLAGTSAGASVMSSTMIVEGEAETSPRPGIVHMEPGMEFLNGVVIDQHFAQRGRLGRLLSAVTKYPHHLGMGIDENTAVVVSGAECRVIGSGAVSIVDASALTYANVESADRGEPLALCGIRLHVLPAGHRFDLRDRRPILEDAEPHRGDEELTS
- the cphA gene encoding cyanophycin synthetase codes for the protein MKILDVRFIPGPNIYVSKPILVARVDLEELTERDSNEFPGFVDRLIEHLPGVTDHHCAKGMPGGFVERLREGTYFGHVLEHVTLELTDRIDAPAYFGKTLYAGRAGLYDVVMECHAPEAMTRLIAVAADLIQALVDGRPFSLDAALEDAADIHRRHRLGPSTAAIVREAEARGIPWRRILGGSFVQLGTGKWAKRIEATIGPETSAVAVDIACNKAYTKAVLKEAGVPVPDGGSALSEEEAARIAQDVGLPVTVKPVHGNQGRGVSVCVNTESEVREAYRRAAEIDPEVIVERWVPGLQYRILVVRGRMVAASLRHPPRVVGDGVHQVRELIELENMDPRRGVGHEKPLTRIPIDEVVLRQLRAQGLDLEAVPAAGRVVVLRDSANLSTGGTAEDVSDRVHPDQRWLCERAARAVGLDICGVDLMTPDIARPVNEVGAVVLEINAAPGIRMHEFPSEGAARNAGRAIVDALFPPGHPTRVPVYAVTGTNGKTTTTRMIAHILQSCGETVGAATTDGIYVGGRKIVEGDTTGPSSARTVLAHPDVTAAVLETARGGVIRGGLGYDWADVAVLTNISLDHIGQDQIETLEDLIFVKSLVAERVYPGGAVVLNADDPSLVDLAGRLRRRIVFFSMRPDNPVVLRHLAIGGTAILAKDGWILERTGARTWPIVRVVAVPVACRGAAGFHVANALAAAAACRAGGIPRSQIAHALRRFGREVDNPGRTNLYRVGRSYVMVDYGHNPHSFAAIGQLVQQWPGRRVTGVIGVPGDRDDSIIQAAGTEAARHFQRIWVKEDRDTRGRERGEVARLLTEAVRGVNARLPLYTRLEETEALREAVSSSLPGELVVVFYEKKSPILQTLEELGAERVWDWPRASGRRQSAREVRHLWQTTLQ
- the ispE gene encoding 4-(cytidine 5'-diphospho)-2-C-methyl-D-erythritol kinase — encoded protein: MVCEKAPAKINLSLDVLYRRDDGYHEVEMVMQTVDLADRVYLEEAEDLQLSCTHPKLPTDERNLALRAAKLLQQETGCHRGASIHLDKRIPLSAGLAGGSSDAAAVLRGLNRLWGLGLTKDALAELGAKLGSDVPFCVYGGTALAQGRGERITILPSCPPAWVILVHPPIPVSTAAVYGRLRLDEVTEHPKTAQMIEAIREKDLGGISQRLGNVLETVTFDLYPEVRRLKARMVQFGALGALMSGSGPTVFGLVDRQSKAERIHHAFRGFVREVYLTRVCGLNDDIVGKRREPHGCDRPHGRERFR
- a CDS encoding nucleotidyltransferase family protein; translation: MDAIVLTGGSVSDKDGPKALWPIQGRAMVDYVLDALSAAVEIERIVVVGQTAGSSPRAVWLPGSGSIVDHLQAALKFLDRPWGEHVLIATCDVPLLTGAMVEDVLGRCRPFRRDFYYPIVRREDCERELPGIRRTYVKLRDGTFTGGNLFVIRDDVLSRILPVIDRFIRNRKNPLRLSKELGWSFTVRLAASRVVGVLSIDQLESRVRELFAVRASAVICPHAAIGADVDEPEDLGWVDRALAARLS
- the purR gene encoding pur operon repressor; this translates as MARVRRSDRLVCLTQLFLQNPHTAVSLSDLAERLGAAKSSLSEDLSIVRAVFEQQGLGTFETATGAAGGIRYIPGVSEAFAVDFVRRLQGELADGERILPGGFLFMSDILGRPDVLDAAGRLFAHRFAGAGAEVVMTVETKGIPLAVSTARYLGLPIVVVRRNQRLTEGSAVSLNYVSGSDRRIQTMSLSRRSLREGTRALIVDDFMKAGGTARALVELLAEFGGEAVGIGVFTATLEPEKKLVGEYVSLVDIGRMDEENRRVETVRGTYFGR
- a CDS encoding RidA family protein, producing the protein MAGQIVSTSKAPGAIGPYSQAIRSGSFVFTSGQIPLTPEGRMVAGDIREQTRQVFANLEAVLKAAGASFADVVKATVFLADMNDFAPMNEVYEEVLGAYKPARTTVQAAGLPKGAGVEIELIAVISESI
- the spoVG gene encoding septation regulator SpoVG, producing the protein MEITSVRLVRLSAGKLRALASVTFDDEFVVHQIRVIHGSTGLFVAMPARRTASGAYRDIAHPVSASLRSKVQAAVLAAYEAPGVGEPSDKVESEV